In one window of Eleutherodactylus coqui strain aEleCoq1 chromosome 10, aEleCoq1.hap1, whole genome shotgun sequence DNA:
- the LOC136581064 gene encoding olfactory receptor 6C3-like, which translates to MSSTNQTMIEGFRLKGLSDVPELQLFIFLLVFLIYFICLGGNLTIVLLVSVDRHLHTPMYFFLSNLSAIDIFSTTTVLHRNLIIYVTQNRVVSTSACLTQLYMFTALATNELSILVAMSYDRYVAICRPLHYCTIMSRNLCALLASVSWGLGFILAIPTLVIISKFTCYISKEIDHYFCDILPIQDITCSDTTALDRYILVLGSMDMIISLSLTITPYFFIISCILRIQTSAGRHKAFYTCSSHIIVVVMLYSSIVLQYMVTVCGSNMGSNKFFSLFNTAIAPMMNPLIYSLKNKDVKSVLRRKLKLE; encoded by the coding sequence ATGAGCTCCACAAACCAGACCATGATAGAAGGCTTTAGATTGAAAGGGCTCTCAGATGTTCCTGAACTACAACTTTTCATCTTCCTTCTGGTTTTTCTCATTTATTTCATCTGTTTAGGTGGAAATCTGACCATTGTCCTACTGGTGAGCGTTGATCGCCACCTGCACACTCCTATGTACTTCTTCCTCTCCAACTTGTCTGCCATAGACATATTCAGCACCACTACAGTGCTACATAGGAATTTAATTATATACGTAACACAAAACCGCGTGGTTTCTACCTCGGCCTGTCTGACTCAGTTATATATGTTTactgcattagctactaatgagcTTTCAATTTTGGTTGCCATGAGTTATGATCGCTATGTAGCCATCTGTCGGCCGTTACATTATTGCACCATCATGAGTCGTAATCTCTGTGCTCTGCTGGCCTCGGTCAGCTGGGGTTTGGGCTTCATATTAGCGATCCCCACTCTTGTGATCATTTCAAAGTTCACTTGCTACATTTCCAAGGAAATTGATCATTATTTTTGTGACATTTTACCCATCCAGGACATTACATGCAGTGACACTACAGCTTTGGACCGTTACATTCTAGTTTTGGGTAGTATGGACATGATTATTTCCCTCTCGCTGACTATAACTCCCTATTTTTTCATTATCTCATGTATTTTAAGAATACAGACAAGCGCTGGCAGACATAAAGCTTTCTACACGTGTTCCTCACACATCATTGTGGTAGTTATGTTATATTCTTCTATTGTCTTACAGTACATGGTAACAGTTTGCGGCAGCAACATGGGTTCCAATAAATTCTTCTCTCTGTTCAACACGGCCATAGCCCCCATGATGAACCCACTGATCTACAGCTTGAAAAATAAAGATGTAAAATCTGTCCTACGTAGAAAACTAAAATTAGAATAA